TATCTCTACCTTTCAGCCTCTTAAAATACTCAATTAAAATATTTTGCTTTCTATCTCTCAAAATCTCGATTATTTGCCCTTTTACAGGATCTACAATTATACATTGATATTTTGCTCCACCTGCATTACCTTTAAACTCGTCTACACATATTGCTTCAGAAGAAAACTCATCTAGAGTTTGACCTGGGTTTACTTTATCAAACAATCTCATAACTGTTGTCACTGAAACATTTGTGTGTTTTGCTATTTCTTTCATACTTGTTAAACTTCCAAGTTGACTTATAATATATGCTGCAAGTCTATTTGTCATCCTTTGAGATTTGCCTAAAAAACTTATGTGTTCAAAAAACTTCTTCCCACATGCTTTGCAGACATATCTTCTCTTTCTTATAATCAAATATGTTTTCTTGCCCATTATAGGTACGTCTTTTACCTTCTGTGTGTGATAATCATGTACCTTACTTGTAATATTACCACATTTAGGACATTTGTGGGGCTTTTGTTCCTGACTTATGTGAAGTTCTATTTCACTTTCATTCTCATTCATTTGGTGAAGAATAATATCTTTAGATTTTAAAAGTTCAGTGATATAATTAGATTTGATTTTTCCCTTTTCCCCCACCCCAATATTTATTATAGAGCCACCAAACAAAAAAGCCCTGATTTCTCAAGGCTTTTATTCATTGTATCATTGTGTTGTTCAAATTTGGTGGAGGCGGGGGGATTTGAACCCCCGTCCGAAGGCATCGAACCCCAAACTTCTCCGGGTGCAGTCAGTGTACTTAAACTCTCGGGAAGAAAACGCCCACTGACAGGCTTTTTCTTCCCCAGCCTGAGATTGGTCCCAAAAGTAAGGCTCAGGCCACCTTACTTTCGGTGCCCCACGTGGGTTGGCGCCCGACTCGGAGGTCGTGGGCACCTCCGGCGGACGTTAGCTGCGCTTTAGGCAGCTAAAGCGAGTTCAGCTTTGTCTGCAGTTATTTTTCTTCCCGGTTTTTTATAGTGGCACCGAGAAAACCACTACCCGCTATTTGGAATCCGACTGCCCCCGTCGAATTCCAAAACACGCCCCCTACTTTTGTTATTTTTATCTTAGATATTCTTTCATCTTCTTTTTTATCTCAAGTTCGGCGTCTCTTTTTGCGATTGCCTCACGCTTGTCGTAAAGTTTTTTACCTTTTGCAACTGCAAGCTCTACTTTTATTTTACCTCTTTTGATGTAAATCTTCAATGGGATTAAAGTGTAACCCTTTTGCTGAACATAACCTGCAAGCCTGTTTATCTCATGCCTGTGCAAAAGAAGTCTTCTATCTCTCATAGGATCAACATTGAAGATGTTGCCTTTTTCATAGGGGCTTATGTGCATGTTGTAAAGAAAAACTTCTCCGTCTTCAACCCTTGCAAAGCTATCTTTTAAATTTACATGACCAAGGCGCACAGACTTTACTTCAGTGCCTTTTAGTTCAATTCCTGCTTCGATTGTCTCTTCAATAAAGTAATCATGATATGCTTTGCGGTTTGTTGCAATGACTTTTATATCATCTTGTTTGCTTTGATTTTTCTGGGACATAGCACCTTCAGCTCCTGCAAATTATTTCTGTATGGCAACATTTTATTATAATACGATTTTGTTCAAAAATCAATACTTTGTTTTGCCATCTCCTCGAACAGGTGTAAAGATATTTAACAAAGCGAAAGAGTGTGCAAGAACTTTCATCCCAAAATTTCCATTATCTCCTCTTTTGTAAGCTTTGTTGCAAATGCCTGGTTTGCTTCAATTAAACTGTCAAATAAATCTTTCTTTTTTTGCTGCAGCTGAAGTATTTTTTCCTCTATTGAATTTTTTGCTATAATCTTGAACGACTGGACAACATTTTTCTGACCCAGCCTGTGTGCTCTTGCTGTTGCCTGACTTTCAACGGCAGGATTCCACCATGCATCAAAATGAATAACAACGTCCGCGCCGGTTATGTTAAGTCCAAATCCACCAGCCTTTAGTGAAAGAAGGAAGACTTTTCTCTCACCGCTATTAAACCTGTTTACCATCTCAACTCTGTCTTCGGCTTTTGTTGCACCATCTAAATAGAAGTATTCGATTTTTTCTTTATCAAGCACCTTCTGGATAATAGATAGCATTGATGTCCACTGTGAATATATAATTACCCTGTGCCCGCTTTCTATACTGTCTTGCAAAAGCTCTTTCAGTGCTTCCAGCTTGCCCGAGCCACCTTTGTAATCTTCAAAGACAAGCTTCGGATGGCAGCAAATCTGTCTCAGTCTTGTTAGCAACGAGAGTATTTTTATTTGACTCTTTTCAAATCCCACAGAGTCTATTTCTTTTTCAATTTCCTCCTTAGCTGAAGCTAAAAACTGTTTGTATATTTTTTCCTGTTCAGGGTTCATTGCAACCTGTACTGTTGTTTCTATTAGCTCCGGAAGTTCATTTAACACATCCTGC
The Caldicellulosiruptor morganii DNA segment above includes these coding regions:
- the smpB gene encoding SsrA-binding protein SmpB; this translates as MSQKNQSKQDDIKVIATNRKAYHDYFIEETIEAGIELKGTEVKSVRLGHVNLKDSFARVEDGEVFLYNMHISPYEKGNIFNVDPMRDRRLLLHRHEINRLAGYVQQKGYTLIPLKIYIKRGKIKVELAVAKGKKLYDKREAIAKRDAELEIKKKMKEYLR